The nucleotide sequence TTCATATGTTCTCCTTTGTTGTGCTCAGAGGCTCAAGAGGTCGGGGAAGAGGCCGAGGTGGCAGAGGCTACACTAGAGGGAAAATGCGAGGCAGATCACTGAATGGCTTTGGGCCGATAAGGTAATCTTTCATTTTTTTACCTAATGTACATTATTTACTTATTGTATAATGTTGTACACATTAACTTCAGGGTGCAAACTTCCTAAGCTTTAATAAACAGTTGCAGTTTGAATTGTGATGGTTTTGCAGGCTTAAAGGGATGTGCATGCAGGTACATTTCCCCTACTGAAATGAGTGTTGCACTTGCTTGCAGATGGTCACAGGTCCAACTTCCAGTATTTCCAAGTAGGGCTTGGGAAAGGCTCCTTCTGAAACTCCTGAATGTGACTGCCATTCAGGGTGTAGCCAAAATGGTGTcatccagatgtcattggactgtaGCCCCTCTTATTCCTGACCCTTGGTtatggaataaggcagcttcatatgttgaGCTGTAACCAAGAATGTGGTTAGAACTTAATCATGATCTTGTGTTCAGAAAATcagctaagccaaaccttgactTACCTCACACATGGCTTAGGAGCAAAAGGGACCGGAAAGGACCAAAATGGCTGCAAGCTCTTTTCCAGGAGTCTGCACATTTGCAAACCTGGACTTTTGTCTCTTTATTAAGATTTGCTGAGTTGCTCATGCTTTTAGATTGGTGCTGAAAAGTTCTTGTTTTTGTAGACGTGGAATGGGAAGAATGCGCCCATATTCAGATGTAAGAGGGCGAAGAGGAGGACGAGGCGGACCTCTCTTCTCGCCATCTCTGCCTCGGAGAGGAATGATGAGAGTGCCTTTTCTGCCACCCCCACCATGGTTAGTATTGAGGTTGACAgtgcaaatatatttaaaaacagtgACTGTAGTTTTGGGTTAGTTAGGGCTGTGCTTGGGGTTGATTCACCTAGCCATATGTTTTATATATGGAATTTGCATTAGTTGCAGAATTTGGggctttctgcaagcaaagttCACAAGACCCTGTTTTCTTGTCAAATTCCATAGAATTGGTTGTGTGAGGGTccacaaaggaaaaaaaaaagtttcaagaGCTGGAGATCAGTTTTGGGGATTTTCCACTGAGGAGATGACACTGCAATtgatgggggtttttttggaatcTAAGTTATGCAACCGAAAGGTTGTATGTGACTCAATATCAGGAGTGCTTCTTTGGAAAGATTTGGGGTTGTAAAATATACCTCAAGATAGCTGGTGCTAATCAGACAGTGAAAGTTTAGGATTGAGAGCTACTGAGTTAGATCAAGCACTCCTGTACATACAAGGAGAAATTaccttccatatatatatatatatatatatatatatatatatatatatatcccccacTCATCTGAAATTTGGAGAaaatcttttaaaacaggcaACTATTCCTGGCAACTCTGAAAGCACAATTTTTAGAttaaaaaacatgttttattATCAATATGATTgctgtcctgggctcctttgggaagaatggCAGAACGTAAACTGAATGAATGAGCAAATTCTaataaaaattaccgtatttttctatgtataagactaggtttcacCCCTaataaataatgtccaaaattgggggggggggcgtcttatacacgggggccatctccccccattttcttaaatagggggcgtcttatacattggggcgtcttatagacagagaaatacggtatgttttttattatttgaagAAAATGCCTGTCTGAAGCAGGGAAAACAAAACTAATAGTTACATGATATATAACTGGGTTAGTAGTCATATGATGATGGTCAGTTGGGTCTGTCTCTGCAGTTTTGAgcttcctcccccacctccccctcccccaccacctgGACCAATGGGCTTCAGAGGAatacctcctcctccccccagagGCAGAGGGATGCCGCCATGGCCACGAGGCCGTTTCCCACCTCCAAGCAGGTAAGATTCCTTTCCCACTCCCCTTTTTAGCTCATTTTACTTTACACTTAAAGAATTTTATGTAACAGTGTTTAAAACTTAAGGAAGGTTAAGTATTCAGAACGAGGCATATCACGTAGAGACTTAAAAAATCAGAACTTATTGTTAGCATAATATTTAACCACACTGGAAGCTTTCTAAATATGCATGTTGAAAGCATACTCCCAAATTATAATGTAGGGTTTTAagtctgttgtttttaaaaagtaactcttttgagaagggaaaaaacaacaattatGATTTTATCCTTTTATACAGCTTTCCCAGTGGACCCGGTGCACCACCTCTTCCGCCACCTGGGCGGGGCCAGAGATGGCCTGGGCCGCCAGGTGGCAGATACTATTAAAGAGGCTTATTCTTTAAATTCAGTAACTGGGATACATCCTTTTTACCTTAAGACCATTTGAAATGGCTGGACTAAGAATTGCCTATAAAGCATTAAAGAAGGCAAAGAAAATAACAGAGTGCTTGATATTCCATATTTTTCCAGCAGCCCTTATGCACCAAGTTGGTAAAagccatatattttttaaaaatatcctaaAGACCTGTGACTCCTTGGACACTTTCAAGAATATCCTTTTGAAGCCTGTTGTTTGTGGACCTTGGCATCTGCACACTAAAAGTTAAAAGAAAGATATCTTAAGAATAGGTCAAGCTTTAACTTAATATTCACAATTAAGTTGTGTGCAGCTCTTTTTTTGGAAATACATCTTGATTTGTTTCAGTAACATGTATTTGTTTGTTCTAAATCTTGTGAACTCTGGTTTCAAATGCACTTACATGTGGTAACAATAAATTCATCAAGATGCTTCTTACTTCAAAGGGGCAATTATTCTGTATCATGTGGGGAAATATAAGCAATGCACAAAATGTAATGGATAAAAGAAACTGTGGATGTtaatttaagaaaaagaaaaaaattacaaatGAACAGAAGTTTATGGACtttgtttaaatttttaattACTGTTTCTGTTACTCAGCTTGACCTTGGTGTTTAAATTTCTAGCATGTAATAACTACGTGTAGTACATGGCTAAGCATTTGACCTATTGTATAATTACAACTGGTGATGTTATCAAAAACATAAAATGAAAGGCTATATTAAAATCCGCAGTGTGCATATTGTTTTAAATGACAGATTTCTGTACATTACACAATCACTTTAGATTTGATTTTGTTGTGCACTAGAAAAACTTAACAAAAATGGAACATGTAAATCTTTTTTTGCTTGTTAAAATAACAGATAAAATTGTAAAATTCTGAAACAGTGCTGTTTAATGTCAAGGATGATCACAGTCAGTAAATTTACATTCATTAATACGGTCTGT is from Podarcis raffonei isolate rPodRaf1 chromosome 3, rPodRaf1.pri, whole genome shotgun sequence and encodes:
- the SMR3B gene encoding submaxillary gland androgen-regulated protein 3B isoform X1; amino-acid sequence: MEEGAEDLMDQPESAPENIQVTETKKRGSRGRGRGRGGRGYTRGKMRGRSLNGFGPIRRGMGRMRPYSDVRGRRGGRGGPLFSPSLPRRGMMRVPFLPPPPCFELPPPPPPPPPPGPMGFRGIPPPPPRGRGMPPWPRGRFPPPSSFPSGPGAPPLPPPGRGQRWPGPPGGRYY
- the SMR3B gene encoding submaxillary gland androgen-regulated protein 3B isoform X2, with product MEEGAEDLMDQPESAPENIQVTETKKRGSRGRGRGRGGRGYTRGKMRGRSLNGFGPIRRGMGRMRPYSDVRGRRGGRGGPLFSPSLPRRGMMRVPFLPPPPCFELPPPPPPPPPPGPMGFRGIPPPPPRGRGMPPWPRGRFPPPSRVT